The Chitinophagaceae bacterium genome includes a window with the following:
- a CDS encoding T9SS C-terminal target domain-containing protein, which translates to MKRFKLHILSTMLTALFFLALQNAKATTFTAVASGDWTSTATWGGTAPDINATDVNVIIPVGINVTLDNHISISGSSSSLEVLGEVSAATNSSLTIIDGSLTGQGQLNIKELALEGSATVLLAGIINTDVFVNNVSNLSIISNLNVNHEIRLESGTFSLDLGGALLFGNDVTINFAGGDFVVNNGTLTIVAPYNVIYSHDANFVAGAELTSPNLKDLTIDISSGNTLTLSNNVFVNGTLTLESGTLDLNDYYFSVFGTIDASASSEIHSSAEANINLDLQTEPSGSLNFSSDGNHVNDFMINIADTGYIIISSALTVNGSLTFGGFGSIMISDSDLMVSHSDSISGYGHLAYVMTSGDGYFGAYVDAGASASAHFPVGTEFHYSPANIELNSGSSSGNVMVNVYGNVRVDGYSGISVSDHQSVVNATWYVSSDVSANLDMNLELFWNADMEVNNFNNSAAYVSHYTEGSWDVVATAEANVEADGMLSLKRENITSLSPFGVFDEDAAVSVSEVADFQFELFPNPSNGIVYIQGLDYQEEGYQISIYDAIGKRVENFTFDNNQIELDLSHLKSGIYFINIYNKNVKSVNKVTLF; encoded by the coding sequence AAAGGCAACAACCTTTACGGCGGTAGCTTCAGGGGACTGGACAAGTACCGCTACCTGGGGTGGCACTGCTCCGGATATTAATGCTACAGATGTTAATGTAATTATTCCTGTTGGAATTAATGTTACGCTAGATAATCATATTAGTATTAGTGGGTCATCATCAAGTTTAGAAGTTTTAGGTGAGGTTTCGGCAGCAACCAACTCATCTCTGACAATAATTGATGGCAGTTTAACCGGTCAGGGGCAATTAAATATTAAGGAATTAGCTTTGGAAGGTTCAGCAACAGTATTACTGGCCGGGATTATCAATACCGATGTTTTTGTAAATAATGTCAGTAACTTGTCAATTATTTCTAACCTTAATGTAAATCATGAGATAAGGCTGGAATCAGGTACCTTTAGCTTAGACCTCGGTGGAGCTTTGTTGTTTGGAAATGATGTTACAATTAACTTTGCAGGTGGAGATTTTGTTGTTAATAATGGTACACTTACTATTGTAGCACCTTACAATGTTATTTACTCTCACGATGCAAACTTTGTTGCGGGTGCTGAGTTAACTAGTCCAAACCTGAAAGATCTTACCATAGATATTTCGTCGGGAAACACTCTTACCTTAAGCAACAATGTTTTTGTAAACGGTACATTAACTTTAGAAAGTGGTACTTTAGACTTGAATGACTATTATTTCAGTGTTTTTGGAACAATTGATGCTTCAGCTTCATCTGAAATACATTCTTCTGCTGAGGCAAATATTAATTTAGATTTACAAACAGAACCTTCAGGTTCGTTAAACTTTAGTTCAGACGGAAATCATGTAAATGATTTTATGATTAACATAGCAGACACCGGATATATTATAATCAGTTCAGCATTAACTGTTAATGGATCTCTTACTTTTGGCGGGTTCGGTAGCATCATGATTTCTGATTCAGATTTAATGGTATCACATTCAGACAGTATTTCAGGATATGGTCATTTGGCCTATGTTATGACGTCAGGAGATGGATATTTTGGAGCGTATGTTGATGCAGGTGCATCGGCCTCAGCTCATTTTCCGGTAGGAACTGAATTTCATTACAGCCCGGCAAATATTGAGTTGAACTCCGGTTCTTCAAGTGGGAATGTCATGGTCAATGTTTATGGAAATGTTAGGGTAGATGGGTATTCCGGTATCAGTGTATCAGATCATCAAAGTGTGGTAAATGCTACCTGGTATGTTAGTAGTGATGTTTCCGCTAATCTTGACATGAATTTAGAGTTATTTTGGAATGCAGATATGGAAGTGAATAATTTTAACAATTCAGCCGCATATGTGAGCCATTATACAGAGGGTAGCTGGGATGTTGTTGCAACTGCAGAAGCAAATGTTGAAGCAGATGGTATGTTAAGTCTTAAAAGAGAGAACATTACTTCTTTAAGTCCTTTTGGTGTGTTTGATGAAGATGCTGCTGTATCAGTTTCTGAAGTAGCTGATTTTCAATTTGAATTGTTTCCAAATCCTTCAAATGGAATTGTATACATACAAGGATTAGATTATCAAGAGGAAGGATATCAAATAAGTATTTATGATGCAATTGGCAAAAGAGTAGAAAACTTTACTTTTGATAATAACCAAATCGAATTAGATT